From the genome of Vespula pensylvanica isolate Volc-1 chromosome 19, ASM1446617v1, whole genome shotgun sequence:
TACTCAAAAGGATAccaattaaaaagaaggaaataagagGTATAACGCTGATTAGAGGAACCGGATGATGcttgattatattattcgatttctttttaaatatatattttaaacgatttaacaTACCATTGTCGATAAATTTCTGCAACCTAGAAAAAGTTAGTGCTATAATATACGGAAAattacgatttatattattaaattcttgtATTCTTACTGAAAATTGATGAGATCGGTGAATGGATTGTTTTTAGATAAAATCATAGCAAAACTGTTTAGATGTCCTGTTTCAATAGGAACCACATTGCATGGTATCTTCAGATTTCCTATACTGTTAAATTTATCACTCGTGTATAATGCTAGCTTCCGATTTTTACACACCTGTACTTTAATAACGGATATTAACaatcaaattatatacaataatgtaTACAATAAAAGTTCATGGCAAAATTTCAAAGTTGGATTTCTCAtacataatgaaaaaagaaataggttTTATCAATATGGTTCCGAAAATGTTTAACTTTGGAGTTATTAAGCTTTAAAGCAGAATCTTAAAATTAGTTATTTTGAATCATGGATTTTACTTCTGGAATAAAATCTGGAATACTAGTTAGATTTTGTTTAAGTATGCAAAGAAATCTGATAAGTTTTTTATTGAACTGAACATAGATTTCCATATTCATAATCATACGTAGGATTTTTTTGAAGTTTCTTCGGAAATCAATAAGTCCAATAAATGTCCATATGCAAGCAGGACATGGATACTTCGAATATTTCATGCAAGAAAATGCCAACAGTGTGTATCAAAATTCaagcaaataaatattgaagtaCTATGaaattccatttaaaaatcttataacTCGAAACTTAAGTATTTCCTCATGTTAGAGCctagtttctcttttccataaatgaataattaatttatgaaactTTGCCATATAGTTAGTTTACACATagtataaatgaattttctttaacatttaatttataatatttcatcgtaCTCTTTCAAATGCTTCAAATTCGGTAATGggcaaattttcttcttttaacatCAATTTCATAACTTTCTCTGCAAACGGATCTTTCGAATTctgtaagtaaatatatttctttatctccctacacatattttttatacataaatatgtgcGTGTAAAATAGCACaagttatacatatacaatgaCGTATATATCCTACTGCAAGTATACTTACTGCAAATTTATCATAGTAAGCCGTACCACGAGCGACGACAAGTTGATAAGTGCCGTCTGCAACGAAGCCCTCTAATGAATTAAATGGTAAGACGTGATTTATAGACGTTAAAAAGCTTATCAAAGCAGCTGAATAGCCGGCCCAAAAGACgataatcaaaagaaatattgagaaGTATGCTATTCGTAACGAAAATATCTGTGTGAAATCTACAACATAGAAATACTTTGAGTAAATATTCCTATTagaagaatcaaaaaaaaaaacacaaatcaaaaaatatagaatcaaACCAGTAAGTCCCTGTTGGCAAAATATACCCCAAATTTCCAACAAATTATCGATTAACAAATGGCTTATTTTACGATCGGTTCCATTTCTTATTTTGAGAAAAACCAATAACATCGTTGCCGCGATTATTACACCGAACATAGCAATCCAAacagaataattaaaagtctaaaaagaaacaactcTTTATCCATTAAAGTTAacgcatgaaaaaaaaaataataaagaattcaaTTGCAAGTAACCGTACTAAGAAATGAGATGACCATTCAACCGCAAATAGTTCTGGTTTACGAATGAAGAGATAGTTTTTGGTGATCACATGAGGTAGCGCGAAGTCAACGACATTTAATCTATCATTGGTAATAGAAAAACCAGCAAGAGAAATGTCTGCTCGTCCTGCATTTAATTCTGCAATTGCTCCAGTCCATGTATTTTCTTCTGGATTCCATCTTCCGAACTCTTCTACTTCTGAGACTATGTCGAAACTGAAGTTAAGAGCAACACATATTTCTCTTAGTAATTCATTGAACGTACTGCCTAATTCGCCATCCTCTTTTAGGTTTATGAATGTTGAACCCTACacaatagaaaaaggaaaatgaaaaataatatttttcagtagaaaatagaaaagatgtataaatgaagatattttGCCTTTACTATTACAGCTCTCATGATTATactctttaaattatttcttcgttcgtaaaTAAAATCTGGAACCATTTTAATGATTCCCTTCTCTGAGCTCCAAGTAGCTATATCATTGATCTCAATTTgattcgtatcgatcgaataccattctcgtaaaatattttccgtaCCACAATGGACCATCATCTCAGTATTGAatcttaaatgaaatatattacctGGTGGATTGTGACAATAATCGGTACCATTTTCCTTATATATGAATATCACTAGCCACACAGCTGAAGACATATCATAGGTACTTGTTCCTAAGGAGAACTCATTAATCGTGTTATAATTAGAGATCACTACTATGTAATACGGTCGTAGAGTTTCTTTTAAGTAATAAGATGATTCGTGCATTCgtgaaaagtataaatttgtGCTCATAATCCCTTCGTGAGAAAGTGCTCGTCTCCATTTAAACATTGTCGTTGTCATTTCCATTTCTgaggaaaatgaaagtaaatataatagcaataacgaagagaaaatgaaaaatatctttacctTTTACCGATTcggcatataaaaatatcacagATTTCAGTCCGTATAATTTGCAAATGTCTGTGATAAAAGAAGTTTGTTCGATGCCGatagaattaaatttacatGAATTTGCAGTCTtcggaagaaagagaaaaagaataggcAGTATTTTGAATGGCACAATCAACGTCATATTCTTCGTATGTCCTTTGAATAATTATAGTGCTGCTTTTGCATTTGAACGAATCAACAACtattaaagaaattgaaaaattgtctATCCGATAGTCAAAGGAGACCACACGAGACTAAATTTTTAAACTATTAAAAGGATTATTATCAC
Proteins encoded in this window:
- the LOC122635817 gene encoding uncharacterized protein LOC122635817 isoform X1, with protein sequence MQKMTLIVPLKVLSILFLFLPKIASLSEFHTVGVEQTPFIIDICKFYGPKSIIFLYTKSIKEMEMTTTMFKWRRALSHEGIMSTNLYFSRMHESSYYLKETLRPYYIVVISNYNTINEFSLGTSTYDMSSAVWLVIFIYKENGTDYCHNPPGNIFHLRFNTEMMVHCGTENILREWYSIDTNQIEINDIATWSSEKGIIKMVPDFIYERRNNLKSIIMRAVIVKAKYLHLYIFSIFY